The DNA sequence GGAATAGTAATTTCACTTGCAGTGCAATTAATTATTAATGTTATTTTCCCTTATTTAATTTTTAATGATTCTGCTTCTGACTACTTTAAACTTGATTTTGACAGTTCTAAAGCTATATTTTTCAGTGGTTGAAGATCAATAGTTTTATACATTTATGTGCCTGTTTCAGCAATTATTTCATTCATTCTTTATAGAAAGAAGATATCATTATTTTGATTGATAATTGCTAATGTTGCAATTTGTTTAATTATTTTTGCACCTTGATTATAAAGCTAAACAAAAAACTGAATTGCTTCAGTTTTTATTTTTAATTATTTTCCTAATGTTAATAAAGCTAAGAAACTTTCTGGTTCTAAAGAAGCACCACCAACTAAGAATCCATCAATACTTGGTTGATCGTGTAATTCTTTAATGTTTTTAGGAGATACACTACCACCATATTGAACAATTAAATCCTTAGAAGTTTTTTCTTTAATGAATTTACATACATCTTCAGCAATTTCAGGTGTAGCGACTTTTCCTGTTCCTATAGCTCAAATAGGTTCATATGCTAAAACAATTTTACTTAAATCTAAATCTTTAAGTGAAAGAGCAAGTTGTTGTGCAACCACTTCTTTAGTTCTACCAGATTCATATTCTTCAAGAGTTTCACCAACACAAACAATAGGTGTCAATCCTTTTGCAATAGCCAATTTAGCTTTTTGGTTTACAATTTCATCTGTTTCGCAGTGATAACTTCTAACTTCTGAGTGTCCTAAAATTACATATTTTGCACCAAGATCAACAATCATATCTGAAGATACTTCACTTGTGTAAGCGCCTTTTTCATGTAATGACATATCTTGAGCTCCAAAATTTAATTCATTCACTTTATTTAATTTTGATACAGCTAAGCTTGTAAAAGGAACAGCAACTCCGAAAGTCAAGTTAGGGATAATTTTGTTTGAGTTTTGTTTATATAATTTTTCAAAATCTTCAACATATTTAACTGATTCAGAATATGTTTTATTCATTTTTCAGTTTCCAATAATAATTGTATTTTTCATAAGTCCTCCAATATTTAAATAATATATTATTTATTTACTTTTCATAATTTATTATGAAAATAAAAAGAAATCTTTTTTATATTACTTTTTTAGTCCACTTTCAGTTCATAATTCATCAAATTTACATATATTATTGAGATGATATTACATAAAAATAGAGGTATGTTTTTAGAAACTGTTTTGAATTTAACATGCAATTTTTATATAAAAAATAATTTAGCACATATTGAAAAGAAGCATGTTGAATTAAAAAATGCAAGTAATAAAAATATTGCAAAGAGTAAATCCACAGTTGATTACTGGGGATGTTTAAAAGGAACTTTTATAGCTTTTGAAGCAAAAAGCACTCATGGAACTCGGATAGAGAAGTCGAATTTTAAGTTACATCAACTTGAATTTTTACTAAAAATAAAGAAATTTGGTGGTATTTCATTTTATGTTCTATATTTTTTTACGGAAAATAAATTTTTGATTGTAGAACCAGAGACAATTGAGAATTTTATGATTGAAGATATTTCAATAACTTATTTGAATATAAAAAAATATTCCAAAGAAGTTGAATTAACTTTCCCAGGAATATTAGATTTTATACCAATAATTAGTTAATTAAAAGTCTACTAATTCACGTAAATATTTAGATGGTTTGTATTTTACAACACGTTTTTCAGGTACAGTAATAACTTCTTTAGTAGGACTAAATGGATTTGTTGTTGTACGTCCACGTTTAATTTGTGTTGTAAATGTTCCTAAATCTGAAAGTTGAACTCTTTCTTCAGCAATTAATTCTTCTTTAAGAACAAAAACGAATGCATCGAAAAATTTATCTACTTCTTTTACAGGAACGTCGCATCTTTCGGCGATTTTGCTAATAAATTCTTTTTTTGTCATAAGTCCCCTTTTCATTATTATTTTACAAAATTTTTTCCTTTTTGTACTAAAAAATAGGTAAATTTAGAAAAATTACACAAAATTTCATTAGTATTTTAAAAAAATCACTTAAAATTTACAAAATTGTGAAAAATTTAACCCAATTTTAAGACATAAAATACTATATAATTAGTAAATAAAAAAGGGTAAAAATGGATAAAAACAGCGTAATTGAAAAAATAATTAATGAATCTTTAGATAAAATAATGGCCGAAAGATTCGGAAGATATTCTAAATATATCATCCAACAAAGAGCATTACCGGATGTAAGAGATGGACTAAAACCTGTTCAAAGAAGGATATTATACTCAATGTACGAATTGGGTCTTTTTCATAATAAACCGTTTAAAAAATCTGCACGTGTAGTAGGAGATGTAATAGGTAGATTTCATCCACATGGTGATAGTTCTGTTTATGAAGCTATCGTTAATATGGCTCAATGATGAAAAAATTCAATGCCTCTTGTGGATATGCATGGGAATGTTGGTTCTATTGATAACGATAGTGCAGCTGCAATGCGTTATACTGAAGCTAGAATGAGCAGAGTTGCAGAGTTAATTTTAGGTGAGCTAAAGAAAAATCCAGTGAATTTTGTGCCTAATTTTGATGATTCTGAATTAGAACCGGCTGTTTTACCTTCTATTTTCCCAAATTTATTAATTAATGGAACAACAGGAATAGCGATTGGTATGGCTACTGAAATGCCGCCGCATAACTTTGAAGAAATAATAGATGCAACTATTGCAAAATTACAAAATCCTAATTTATCTTTTTCACAGTTATGTTCAATTGTTAAAGGACCTGATTTTCCTACTGGTGGAATAATTTATGGGACTAAAGGAATTGAAGAATCTTTCGAAACCGGAAGAACGCTTAAAAATAAAATTCAATTATTTTCAAAATTTGTAATTACAAGCGATAATAAAAATAAATATATAGAAATTACTGAAATTCCATATGGTGTTGTTAAGTCTGATTTAGTTTATTCAATAGATGTTTTGATTTCTCAAAATGAAATGGATGGTGTATTAGAAATAAAAGATCAATCAGATCGTGAAGGTATCAAGATTGTGATTACTTTAGAAAAAGATGCTAATGAAAAAAGTATAATGAGATATCTTTTTTCAAAAACTAAATTACAAATTAATTATAGCTACAATAATATGGTTATAAAAAACAACTCTCCTCAGTTATTAAATTTAAATAATTTAATTACATCGTATGTTGAACATATAAGCGATATTAAAACCAAAACTTTGACCTATGATGTTGAAAAGCATAAACT is a window from the Mycoplasma anserisalpingitidis genome containing:
- the recU gene encoding Holliday junction resolvase RecU yields the protein MILHKNRGMFLETVLNLTCNFYIKNNLAHIEKKHVELKNASNKNIAKSKSTVDYWGCLKGTFIAFEAKSTHGTRIEKSNFKLHQLEFLLKIKKFGGISFYVLYFFTENKFLIVEPETIENFMIEDISITYLNIKKYSKEVELTFPGILDFIPIIS
- the tpiA gene encoding triose-phosphate isomerase, translating into MKNTIIIGNWKMNKTYSESVKYVEDFEKLYKQNSNKIIPNLTFGVAVPFTSLAVSKLNKVNELNFGAQDMSLHEKGAYTSEVSSDMIVDLGAKYVILGHSEVRSYHCETDEIVNQKAKLAIAKGLTPIVCVGETLEEYESGRTKEVVAQQLALSLKDLDLSKIVLAYEPIWAIGTGKVATPEIAEDVCKFIKEKTSKDLIVQYGGSVSPKNIKELHDQPSIDGFLVGGASLEPESFLALLTLGK
- a CDS encoding HU family DNA-binding protein, encoding MYLFFSTKRKKFCKIIMKRGLMTKKEFISKIAERCDVPVKEVDKFFDAFVFVLKEELIAEERVQLSDLGTFTTQIKRGRTTTNPFSPTKEVITVPEKRVVKYKPSKYLRELVDF